In one Zobellia galactanivorans genomic region, the following are encoded:
- a CDS encoding carbohydrate kinase family protein, giving the protein MKNIVCFGEVLWDVFPTHEKIGGAPLNVALRLQSLGNQVSIISRIGEDEKGKEIEKSIIEKGINAENLQVDQELNTGIVQVSLSQNGSASYEITFPRAWDNIKIDDKAIKATQGADAFIYGSLVARDKRSKHTLYELLKLAKYKIFDVNLRAPYYNMEVLGHLMKAADFIKFNDDEILEIGQELGSESNALEQNISFIAKRTDTKSICVTRGAHGAILYYKDNFYENKGYPIEVVDTVGAGDSFLASLTNGLIKMEDPQKTIDFACAIGAMVAGREGANPIFTPEEIQAFIKSRQ; this is encoded by the coding sequence ATGAAAAATATAGTCTGTTTTGGGGAAGTTTTATGGGATGTTTTCCCCACACACGAAAAAATTGGGGGAGCCCCCTTGAACGTAGCGTTACGCTTACAATCCTTAGGTAACCAGGTATCCATCATCAGTAGGATAGGTGAGGATGAAAAAGGCAAGGAGATAGAGAAAAGCATCATAGAAAAAGGGATTAACGCCGAAAACTTACAAGTAGATCAAGAGTTGAACACAGGAATAGTACAGGTAAGCTTGTCCCAAAACGGTTCCGCTTCCTATGAGATTACATTTCCCAGGGCTTGGGACAACATAAAAATAGACGACAAGGCGATAAAAGCGACCCAAGGGGCCGACGCCTTTATTTACGGGAGTTTAGTAGCTCGCGACAAACGATCCAAACATACGCTTTACGAGTTATTAAAATTAGCAAAGTATAAGATTTTTGACGTGAACCTCAGGGCGCCCTATTATAACATGGAAGTTCTGGGCCACTTGATGAAAGCGGCGGATTTTATTAAGTTCAACGACGATGAGATTTTGGAAATCGGTCAAGAACTGGGCTCCGAATCAAATGCTTTGGAACAGAACATTAGTTTTATAGCAAAACGTACCGATACAAAATCTATCTGTGTAACACGTGGGGCGCATGGGGCTATTTTGTACTACAAGGATAACTTTTACGAGAATAAGGGCTACCCCATTGAAGTTGTAGATACCGTAGGGGCCGGCGATTCTTTTTTGGCATCATTGACCAACGGCTTAATAAAAATGGAAGACCCGCAAAAAACCATAGATTTCGCCTGTGCCATAGGAGCTATGGTAGCCGGTAGGGAAGGGGCCAATCCGATATTTACCCCGGAAGAAATCCAAGCCTTTATCAAAAGTCGCCAATAA
- a CDS encoding iota-carrageenase, producing the protein MKLQFKPVYLASIAIMAIGCTKEVTENDTSEISEVPTELRAAASSFYTPPGQNVRANKKNLVTDYGVNHNDQNDDSSKLNLAIKDLSDTGGILTLPKGKYYLTKIRMRSNVHLEIEKGTVIYPTKGLTPAKNHRIFDFASKTEEKIENASIVGKGGKFIVDLRGNSSKNQIVADVGNVTNFKISNFTIKDEKTIFASILVSFTDKAGNAWPHKGIIENIDQANAHTGYGLIQAYAADNILFNNLSCTGGVTLRLETDNLAMKTAKKGGVRDIFATKIKNTNGLTPVMFSPHFMENGKVTIDDVTAIGCAYAVRVEHGFIEIFDKGNRASADAFKNYIEGILGAGSVEVVYKRNNGRTWAARIANDFNEAAYNHSNPAVSGIKPGKFATSKVTNVKATYKGTGAKLKQAFLSYLPCSERSKVCRPGPDGFEYNGPSLGVTIDNTKRDNSLGNYNVNVSTSSVQGFPNNYVLNVKYNTPKVCNQNLGSITSCN; encoded by the coding sequence ATGAAATTACAATTTAAACCTGTTTATTTAGCGTCAATTGCCATAATGGCAATAGGATGCACCAAAGAAGTGACGGAAAACGATACCTCCGAAATTTCGGAAGTTCCAACTGAATTGAGGGCCGCGGCTTCTTCATTTTATACCCCACCGGGTCAGAATGTACGGGCCAATAAAAAAAACCTGGTCACGGATTACGGTGTTAACCACAATGATCAGAACGATGATAGTAGCAAATTAAACCTGGCTATCAAAGATTTATCGGATACCGGTGGTATACTGACCCTTCCTAAGGGAAAGTACTATTTGACCAAAATTAGAATGCGCTCTAATGTACATCTTGAAATAGAAAAGGGAACGGTAATCTATCCGACCAAGGGGTTGACTCCTGCGAAGAATCACAGAATTTTTGATTTTGCCAGTAAAACAGAGGAAAAAATAGAAAACGCCAGTATAGTGGGTAAAGGAGGTAAGTTTATAGTAGACCTAAGAGGCAACAGTTCTAAAAACCAAATTGTAGCCGATGTTGGTAACGTAACCAACTTTAAAATATCGAATTTTACGATCAAGGATGAAAAAACCATCTTTGCTTCGATATTGGTAAGCTTTACGGATAAGGCAGGCAATGCTTGGCCACATAAAGGTATTATTGAGAATATAGACCAGGCGAATGCCCATACGGGATATGGCCTCATACAGGCGTACGCGGCAGATAACATTCTGTTCAACAATCTAAGTTGTACGGGCGGGGTAACCTTGCGTTTAGAAACCGACAACCTCGCTATGAAAACCGCTAAAAAAGGGGGGGTAAGGGATATTTTTGCCACAAAGATCAAGAATACCAATGGCTTGACCCCGGTAATGTTCTCTCCCCATTTTATGGAAAACGGTAAAGTGACCATAGATGATGTAACCGCCATCGGTTGTGCATATGCCGTACGTGTAGAGCACGGTTTTATAGAGATTTTCGATAAGGGGAATAGGGCAAGTGCCGACGCTTTCAAGAACTATATTGAAGGTATTCTAGGAGCTGGCTCGGTAGAAGTCGTGTACAAACGTAATAACGGAAGAACATGGGCGGCACGTATCGCAAACGACTTTAACGAAGCGGCGTATAACCACTCCAATCCTGCCGTTAGCGGAATCAAACCAGGGAAATTCGCCACATCTAAGGTAACCAATGTTAAGGCAACCTATAAGGGTACTGGCGCCAAACTCAAGCAGGCATTCTTATCCTATTTACCCTGTTCGGAACGTTCTAAGGTTTGTCGGCCAGGTCCAGATGGGTTCGAGTATAACGGACCCTCCTTGGGAGTTACCATCGATAACACGAAAAGGGACAACAGCCTTGGCAATTATAACGTCAATGTAAGCACCTCCAGTGTTCAGGGCTTTCCCAATAATTACGTTTTAAACGTAAAGTATAATACCCCTAAAGTATGTAACCAAAATCTAGGTAGTATTACTTCGTGTAACTGA
- a CDS encoding LamG domain-containing protein: MNLTKMAVFAASLFCLACKNDIDTELEKKSIPESEIQKSEEKLPNEEELTPTDPDEETNKEETVTANATYDFTGNTPPPAPQGMKWVKISQLSDEFNNGFNTDKWTKSLWNYGVPVQMKAENSGVSDGKLWIKATLGNDPERWFETSRVMSKAQVNYPMYTVSRIKGAHISAYNTFWLNNGNISNRNEIDVIENNSNPSCNCQPDFPWQMNSQYFHVVNDDTKRNKGNFDNRELSDANPLKGVAWNEEYHTFGVWWKDATHIQFYLDGEPAGSVVSARDFTRELNIIWDLWTVDADWLGGLAKKEHLSNNNINTMKIDWIHTYQLVEE, translated from the coding sequence ATGAACTTAACTAAAATGGCTGTTTTCGCAGCAAGTCTATTTTGTCTCGCCTGCAAGAATGATATAGATACCGAACTGGAAAAAAAATCCATACCGGAATCTGAAATTCAAAAGTCGGAAGAAAAACTACCGAACGAAGAAGAATTGACCCCGACCGACCCCGATGAAGAAACGAACAAGGAAGAAACTGTTACAGCGAACGCGACCTATGATTTTACCGGAAACACCCCACCTCCGGCACCCCAAGGCATGAAATGGGTAAAAATATCACAACTTTCCGATGAGTTCAACAATGGTTTCAATACTGATAAATGGACCAAATCGCTTTGGAACTATGGTGTACCCGTACAAATGAAGGCCGAAAACTCTGGAGTTAGCGATGGCAAACTGTGGATCAAAGCTACCTTGGGCAACGACCCCGAGCGTTGGTTCGAAACCTCCCGTGTTATGTCGAAGGCCCAAGTCAATTACCCCATGTATACCGTAAGCCGTATTAAAGGGGCCCATATTTCGGCCTATAATACCTTTTGGTTGAACAATGGGAATATTTCCAACCGTAACGAAATTGACGTTATAGAGAATAACTCCAACCCCTCCTGTAACTGTCAGCCCGATTTCCCTTGGCAAATGAATTCGCAATATTTTCACGTGGTCAATGACGATACCAAGCGTAATAAGGGCAATTTTGACAATCGCGAACTCTCCGATGCCAACCCGCTTAAGGGCGTAGCTTGGAACGAAGAATACCACACCTTTGGCGTTTGGTGGAAAGACGCCACGCACATTCAGTTTTATTTAGATGGCGAACCGGCCGGAAGCGTGGTTTCGGCACGTGATTTTACCCGTGAGCTAAATATCATATGGGACCTATGGACGGTTGATGCCGATTGGCTCGGGGGACTTGCCAAAAAGGAACATCTGTCGAACAACAATATCAACACCATGAAAATAGACTGGATACATACCTATCAATTGGTAGAGGAATAA
- a CDS encoding right-handed parallel beta-helix repeat-containing protein produces MRNLTTYLLIFVLLSLAGCKKDVLDLGGTTSTYGADSEDLDDQGLPKLKFKVELPSMADTKEYTIDLEQWDIPNDGTDPLKTTANLQAAIDWAHDEGYGRVILPEGHYLVGEEKNDIYQGGIEIHGNTEFVFSEGAILEIDTNDKWNYCVISLDGDNIIIRDGIVQGDRDTHVFTPRESDGNTAHDEGHGICVWNDSNIVLVDNMIIRNTTGDGSLVLEATDVTFTNNDIYNNRRQGISIVGGTRITITDNEIHHIKGTSPQFGIDIEGAGRVDEDILIQDNYFHHNTGGDIVNTSGKNVYILDNIMEQGEGSTYVDGPIVSWHKTHNIIARNTITMVDGSVNGRLGYIQYSGGGDKGHNRATYVHDNVCNSCGMYMYKSSDADVRRNKFYGYFMSFTDFDNAVLVDNLVTYSEAHPNLRYCWSYRFNNVTGMAEGNYLGDELQDLPLSKTEPYTMQCVLDGW; encoded by the coding sequence ATGAGAAACCTAACAACTTACCTACTGATCTTCGTGCTGCTTTCACTGGCCGGATGTAAAAAGGATGTGCTAGACCTAGGGGGAACGACTTCTACTTATGGAGCCGATTCCGAGGACTTAGACGACCAAGGCTTGCCTAAGCTAAAGTTCAAAGTTGAATTGCCGAGTATGGCCGACACCAAGGAATATACGATAGACTTGGAGCAGTGGGATATTCCAAATGACGGAACCGACCCTCTTAAAACCACGGCAAACCTACAGGCCGCTATCGATTGGGCGCACGACGAAGGATATGGGCGGGTAATCTTGCCTGAAGGCCACTACCTGGTCGGGGAAGAGAAAAACGATATATACCAAGGGGGTATTGAAATTCATGGGAATACGGAGTTCGTATTTAGTGAAGGTGCTATTTTGGAAATCGATACCAATGACAAGTGGAACTATTGTGTAATCAGTTTAGATGGCGATAATATAATAATCAGGGACGGTATTGTTCAAGGAGATAGGGATACCCATGTTTTTACCCCACGGGAGAGCGACGGAAACACTGCTCATGACGAGGGCCACGGTATTTGTGTTTGGAACGACAGCAATATTGTTCTTGTAGATAATATGATTATCAGAAATACCACGGGCGACGGTTCCCTAGTATTGGAGGCTACCGATGTTACATTTACCAACAATGATATTTATAATAACAGAAGGCAGGGAATTTCTATTGTGGGCGGTACGCGCATTACGATTACCGACAATGAGATTCATCATATAAAGGGAACGAGCCCGCAATTTGGAATCGATATTGAGGGTGCCGGCCGAGTAGATGAAGATATCTTGATCCAAGACAACTATTTCCATCATAATACGGGAGGTGATATCGTAAATACAAGTGGTAAAAATGTCTATATATTGGATAACATTATGGAGCAAGGGGAAGGAAGTACCTATGTAGACGGCCCCATTGTAAGCTGGCACAAAACCCATAACATCATTGCCCGAAATACCATTACCATGGTCGATGGCTCGGTCAATGGCCGGTTAGGCTATATACAGTATTCTGGTGGCGGGGACAAAGGGCATAACCGTGCGACCTATGTTCATGACAATGTTTGTAACAGCTGTGGCATGTATATGTACAAAAGTTCGGATGCCGATGTAAGGCGTAATAAATTTTACGGTTATTTTATGTCATTTACCGATTTTGACAATGCCGTATTGGTCGATAATTTAGTGACCTACTCCGAAGCGCATCCCAACCTAAGGTACTGCTGGTCTTACCGTTTTAATAATGTTACGGGTATGGCCGAAGGCAATTACCTAGGCGATGAACTACAAGACCTTCCCCTATCGAAGACCGAACCCTATACCATGCAGTGTGTATTGGACGGTTGGTAA
- a CDS encoding phosphatase PAP2 family protein produces MTKRISLILICFTLGNLFAQSDSTEIRPRTNLIKKSILPLSLLTTGILLSDSGWEQSLNGTIKDGVGNDFRTHIDDFSRYAPIATLVIANVAGVKARHHWFDQTKNLAVSMILTDVFTRAIKNSVYKLRPDGSDKNAFPSGHTSIAFASGAAVYEEYKDTNRYLAYSGYGFATLTGGLRLANNKHYLSDVLAGAGIGILVTRLVYHFDYLFQWNPFLKWKNVSLIPRYSDRTLGLYFSKSF; encoded by the coding sequence ATGACAAAAAGAATAAGCCTGATCCTTATATGTTTTACCTTGGGCAACCTGTTCGCACAAAGTGATAGTACCGAGATACGCCCCCGAACAAACCTGATCAAAAAAAGTATTTTACCCCTGTCGCTCCTCACTACCGGTATCCTCTTATCCGATAGCGGGTGGGAGCAAAGCCTGAACGGCACCATCAAGGATGGGGTAGGCAACGACTTTCGCACACATATTGACGATTTTTCGAGATATGCCCCCATAGCCACACTGGTTATTGCAAACGTAGCCGGTGTCAAGGCGAGACACCACTGGTTCGACCAGACCAAAAACCTGGCCGTTTCCATGATCTTGACCGATGTGTTCACCAGGGCCATAAAAAATTCGGTGTACAAGCTCAGGCCCGATGGTTCCGACAAAAATGCCTTTCCTTCCGGGCATACCTCCATCGCCTTTGCGTCGGGTGCGGCAGTCTACGAAGAATACAAAGACACCAATCGATACCTGGCATATAGTGGCTATGGATTTGCCACCCTTACGGGAGGTTTACGCTTGGCCAATAACAAACATTACCTATCGGATGTATTGGCCGGGGCGGGAATTGGTATTCTAGTGACCCGGCTCGTTTATCATTTTGACTATCTCTTTCAATGGAACCCCTTTTTAAAATGGAAAAACGTAAGCCTTATTCCCCGCTATAGCGATAGGACACTGGGACTCTATTTTTCCAAATCCTTTTAA
- a CDS encoding MarR family winged helix-turn-helix transcriptional regulator has product MQRAFQENGVEITIEQWRILFYLWKEDGINQQELAKRSKKEKSTMTRQLDTLEKKGLLIRRCLDEDKRNKQIFLTKQGKALENKALSIANTITELSENGIAPDELAQFKQVLHKIIENLE; this is encoded by the coding sequence TTGCAACGCGCCTTTCAGGAAAACGGCGTTGAAATCACCATTGAACAATGGCGGATTTTGTTCTATTTATGGAAAGAGGACGGTATCAACCAACAGGAACTGGCCAAGCGGTCGAAGAAAGAAAAAAGTACCATGACCCGCCAGCTGGATACTTTGGAAAAAAAAGGATTGCTCATAAGACGCTGCCTTGATGAGGACAAGCGCAACAAACAAATATTTTTGACAAAACAAGGAAAGGCACTTGAAAACAAGGCCTTAAGCATTGCCAATACGATAACGGAACTATCGGAAAATGGTATCGCCCCCGATGAATTGGCACAGTTCAAACAGGTTTTGCACAAAATTATAGAGAACTTAGAATAG
- a CDS encoding ornithine cyclodeaminase family protein, which translates to MFIDNDQIEKLLPMSECIEVMQALFLLNAETDIVNPLRTTMPLHNDSHGIMGMMPAYIRPYEVMGIKVLSIFPDNYKKGLSSHQGVIHLYETRTGQLMTSLDADGITGIRTAAVSALATKHLAIPKAKTLCILGSGVQARKHIEAMLEIRDIEKITLWSLNKSSAVRLAGDMEQYKEIDFKVCDTVREAAIDADIICTVTAATEPILENAYLKPHVHINAVGACTATTRELASEIINTSDVFVDNRVSAANEAGELLLPAKENGHDALDFVKADMSELLKDSSLYDASKKTVFKSLGIASEDLAAGLHCYTKLKG; encoded by the coding sequence ATGTTTATAGACAACGATCAAATAGAGAAGCTTTTACCCATGTCGGAGTGCATTGAGGTTATGCAGGCACTGTTTCTCTTAAATGCCGAAACGGATATCGTCAATCCACTCCGCACGACCATGCCCTTACACAATGACAGCCATGGAATTATGGGCATGATGCCCGCCTACATACGCCCCTATGAAGTCATGGGGATCAAAGTGTTGAGTATTTTTCCCGATAACTATAAGAAAGGACTCAGCTCGCACCAAGGGGTTATCCATCTCTATGAAACGCGTACGGGACAGTTAATGACAAGTTTGGATGCCGATGGTATTACGGGAATCAGAACAGCCGCCGTAAGCGCCTTGGCCACTAAGCACTTGGCGATTCCTAAGGCCAAGACTTTATGTATTCTTGGTAGTGGGGTACAGGCAAGAAAGCACATTGAGGCCATGCTTGAAATCCGCGATATCGAAAAGATTACCCTATGGAGCCTCAACAAGAGTAGTGCAGTACGACTTGCCGGCGATATGGAGCAATACAAGGAAATTGATTTTAAGGTCTGCGACACCGTAAGGGAAGCGGCCATCGACGCCGATATTATCTGTACGGTTACCGCCGCTACGGAACCTATATTGGAAAACGCCTACCTAAAACCCCATGTTCACATCAATGCCGTAGGGGCCTGTACGGCAACCACCAGGGAACTTGCCTCAGAAATCATCAATACCTCTGATGTGTTTGTAGATAACCGGGTTTCGGCGGCCAATGAGGCAGGGGAGCTGTTGCTTCCGGCCAAGGAAAACGGTCATGATGCCCTTGACTTCGTAAAAGCCGATATGTCGGAACTATTGAAAGATTCCAGCCTGTACGATGCATCCAAAAAAACGGTGTTCAAGTCACTGGGTATCGCCTCTGAGGACTTGGCTGCGGGACTGCATTGCTATACCAAATTGAAGGGATAA
- a CDS encoding CotH kinase family protein, with amino-acid sequence MKKISLLLVLAMQLTFIVSCSDDDVTNTDSDSETTEELNDETGDEDAYVEQYADTDFEATDWTDATHSKSADPDFEEVFADNAVKRIDLVITEERWQSMLDNMTSLYGEFGGDFGAGSGPGAGGPPAGGAGGGGLVEIDEDPIFVPGEVFYNGKEWYRVGLRFKGNSSLQSSWSSGILKLSFKLDFDEFEDEYPQIDNQRFYGFKKLSLKNNYNDKSMLREKVATDVFREAGLASSHAAIYEVYVDHGDGPVYFGVYTMVEEVDDTVIDTQFSDNDGNLYKPDGDGASFAEGTFSEEVFVKKTNEDEADYSDIQSLFAALHADNRTSDPEAWRANLETVFDTDTFLNYLAVNTVIQNWDTYGRMTHNYFLYNNPDTEKLAWIPWDNNEALQRGNQEGALALDFSDLNETEWPLIGYLYEDATYKAKYDDYVREVASNIFSVSNMQAKYSTYAALVEPYATAEVEGYSFLNSSADFQAAISELNSHVSERATAVDNYLN; translated from the coding sequence ATGAAAAAAATAAGCCTATTGCTCGTACTGGCAATGCAACTTACCTTTATCGTTTCCTGTTCCGACGATGATGTGACCAATACAGACAGCGACTCGGAGACTACCGAGGAGCTCAACGACGAAACAGGGGATGAAGACGCCTATGTTGAACAGTACGCCGATACCGATTTTGAGGCCACGGATTGGACCGACGCAACACACAGCAAATCGGCCGACCCTGATTTTGAGGAAGTCTTTGCCGACAACGCCGTAAAACGTATAGACCTAGTGATTACCGAAGAACGTTGGCAGAGCATGCTTGACAACATGACGTCGTTATACGGTGAATTTGGGGGCGACTTCGGTGCCGGAAGTGGCCCTGGGGCAGGAGGCCCACCTGCTGGAGGAGCCGGTGGGGGAGGACTGGTAGAAATCGACGAGGACCCGATTTTCGTACCTGGTGAAGTTTTCTATAATGGAAAGGAATGGTATCGCGTAGGCCTTCGCTTTAAAGGAAATTCAAGTCTACAATCAAGCTGGTCCAGTGGTATCTTAAAACTATCGTTCAAGCTCGATTTTGATGAATTTGAAGATGAGTACCCACAAATTGACAACCAAAGATTCTACGGTTTCAAAAAACTAAGCCTTAAAAACAATTACAACGACAAATCGATGTTACGCGAAAAAGTGGCCACCGATGTATTCAGGGAAGCCGGATTGGCCAGTTCACATGCCGCTATTTACGAAGTGTATGTTGACCATGGCGACGGTCCTGTTTACTTTGGGGTATACACCATGGTAGAAGAAGTAGACGATACCGTAATCGATACCCAGTTTAGCGATAACGACGGCAACTTGTACAAACCTGACGGCGATGGAGCCAGTTTTGCCGAAGGCACTTTCTCCGAAGAGGTCTTTGTTAAGAAAACCAATGAAGACGAAGCCGATTATTCCGATATCCAAAGCCTTTTTGCCGCACTACACGCCGATAATCGAACAAGCGACCCCGAAGCTTGGCGAGCCAATTTGGAGACTGTTTTTGACACCGATACCTTCTTAAACTATCTGGCGGTGAATACGGTTATTCAAAACTGGGATACCTATGGTAGAATGACACACAACTACTTTCTTTACAACAATCCCGATACCGAAAAACTGGCATGGATTCCGTGGGATAATAACGAAGCCCTACAAAGAGGAAATCAAGAAGGCGCCTTGGCCTTGGATTTCTCCGACCTAAATGAAACGGAATGGCCCTTGATCGGTTATCTATACGAAGATGCCACCTACAAGGCCAAGTACGACGACTATGTTCGCGAAGTAGCCAGCAATATCTTTAGCGTAAGTAATATGCAGGCCAAATATTCGACCTATGCCGCATTGGTAGAGCCCTATGCTACCGCTGAAGTCGAAGGATACAGTTTCTTGAATTCAAGCGCCGATTTTCAGGCAGCCATAAGTGAACTGAACAGCCATGTGTCGGAAAGGGCAACGGCAGTCGATAATTATTTGAATTAG
- a CDS encoding TolC family protein, producing the protein MKLYILMASFLVAQIAFAQEADTSSAPKVWSLQDCISYAIENNITVKDATLSKNISEVDYSKAKSSRLPNLFGSASQGFSNGTTIDPITSDYVSDQIHNTNLGVNSSVTLFQGNQINNQIQQNKLLLEQSSLLEEEAKNSIVISILETYLQTLYSKEGITIAENNLEASEKEVLRAKSRLDAGSIALSDYTEAQSQAATNKYQLIAAKNDYAQHIITLKQLLELSPLETMEIETMAENSDLINLELNKEIIYSNALAYLPEVEASQTNIAINEKELDIAKGGYLPTLSLVGSLGTGYTSLNDNTFGDQLDVNFNQKLGLSLSIPIFNRNQTKAAVKTAAINIERAQLQKQSVEKEVIKKVETAYENAVSSQEQLIAAQASLEAAEQSYKLAQKKYELGALSTTDLVISQNTYTNAQQNYLQAKYLNILYHQLLQFYQGNEIKL; encoded by the coding sequence ATGAAACTATATATACTAATGGCAAGTTTTTTAGTCGCCCAGATCGCTTTTGCCCAAGAAGCAGATACTTCTTCGGCCCCTAAAGTGTGGTCTTTGCAAGATTGTATCTCCTATGCCATAGAGAACAATATCACGGTCAAGGATGCCACCTTGAGCAAGAACATTTCCGAAGTAGACTACAGCAAGGCCAAATCATCACGATTGCCCAATCTTTTCGGTAGCGCCTCACAGGGATTCTCCAACGGAACCACCATAGACCCGATTACCAGCGATTATGTGTCGGACCAGATCCACAACACCAATTTGGGAGTCAATAGTTCCGTGACCTTATTCCAAGGGAACCAGATCAATAACCAGATCCAACAGAACAAACTGCTTCTGGAGCAAAGTAGTCTATTGGAAGAGGAAGCCAAGAACAGTATCGTAATCAGCATCTTGGAAACCTACCTACAAACACTTTACAGTAAAGAAGGAATCACCATTGCCGAAAACAATCTTGAAGCATCGGAAAAAGAAGTGCTAAGGGCCAAATCACGCCTAGATGCCGGGTCTATAGCATTGAGCGACTACACCGAGGCCCAAAGTCAGGCCGCCACCAACAAATATCAGTTGATCGCCGCCAAGAACGACTATGCACAACACATCATAACCCTGAAACAATTATTGGAACTATCACCTTTGGAAACCATGGAAATTGAGACCATGGCCGAAAACTCCGACCTGATCAACCTCGAACTCAACAAAGAGATCATTTATAGCAATGCCCTAGCATATTTACCCGAAGTGGAAGCGAGCCAGACGAACATCGCCATAAACGAAAAGGAACTGGATATTGCAAAAGGGGGTTACTTGCCCACCTTATCCTTGGTCGGTAGCCTAGGAACAGGATACACCAGCCTGAACGACAACACCTTTGGTGATCAATTAGATGTCAATTTCAACCAGAAATTAGGGTTAAGCCTAAGCATTCCCATCTTCAATAGAAACCAAACCAAGGCCGCGGTAAAGACCGCTGCAATAAATATTGAAAGAGCCCAATTACAAAAGCAAAGTGTAGAGAAAGAAGTCATAAAAAAAGTAGAAACGGCCTATGAAAATGCCGTGTCATCGCAAGAACAGCTTATTGCGGCCCAAGCCTCTTTGGAAGCGGCGGAGCAGTCCTACAAATTGGCCCAGAAAAAATACGAATTGGGGGCCCTAAGTACCACGGACCTAGTGATCAGCCAAAACACTTACACCAATGCCCAACAGAACTATTTACAGGCCAAATATCTAAATATTCTTTACCATCAACTCTTACAATTCTATCAAGGAAACGAAATTAAACTTTAA